The Anopheles marshallii chromosome X, idAnoMarsDA_429_01, whole genome shotgun sequence genome includes a window with the following:
- the LOC128719595 gene encoding uncharacterized protein LOC128719595, translating into MPPKEHRLEMIPVTHPDGIRPLNVQPWSGRFTVPKQLQCNDTRQNYSRHRVKKKKMSHPWCRHVVLCLVVQLLLMCFCVQRINSITVPLESGSAEVTTTIPTITISQPRAAEQTNAASIFRLPCSSVKPFLFERSSNSLKLYLLDAIGLHRFENGESGGIVQSHISTLPKKYEEAITLQILDIKLGEADYVLFVVTTDQWHNVFLAHQNVGIGPTSAQPIQRIKYSGNFSKAQLLECNGNIYMVTIVTYATTGKIRVYRWQQSYFSLESTKEVLSIDDVRCHCPSTLLLLALDYGQLPERSLNHVLLLDNAERPVKVQEMFFLYSSLPSFTLDDELYLIRHVSRDKSYLYQWSAEGRFVRLRKLSEHPQQITTYTHWDSTLAVAFDNNIRLYNSNKQNLLRVESSFSLHGANSSEPLTQLTPGSSEEKLKMLYGLRTEDSEEVILATEFYCPAQNEHTPNSTALYLYKLSIKSVARSAEATAQEQGFQTLNSCLHRLKQELNERKKWIDLIRLQLSRKNLLFDAITQSDPAKSTLIHPSATLTNVLLSHNNPNLLPPSRTILNGQSLLLRHYRVATDLNQVLLLNRERTEIRGDLHVSGNVRTRCSKIRAVNAQDSYGADPKKRRMRSTVHVAGKTFYRVVKAKEIVSDSTLSKRCLLRSKMNVLHGTMQLDELNTQAVRVEQGSINHIAVPTRKVLTDAANHGYRGHKVFRSVKSFRLNTHHLNGHPLSTEIIESGLKYANEGITIKTDVCRTRNLVVRNSVNEFPLTQLVFLHQNTLHIKGNLLLGDQVCVKNLQYRGTLNNIPKEDLLDRLSNQTITGPVFVSKGFTHNLQVRQVNGELMANYATTTQPNRNEALQIQASVRAEKMIVLGDLTANHEEQQLTPHIGTSPGDFRQLYTGKLVLNGTLRLKVANINAPNVTIMGQSVTSKPYQQYLLRNERQVISRPIAYHTAQFQYLFANTLNEIALWQFSLTHRNWQNSFYLQDVAVQGNVRPGRIAKRLHSVQQNRIDVNAHIRVCDVKHFTETLRVTHLHTHSIDGTIVPEALWRKGVPYGTTNAAPKVFLGHTELRQSVLQIRGPFQTAGFNGRTSYDLAELAKPPLRRYHTLQLNAVNATVTNVRQTMDLSLDDVLQRFVTAVPYHHGSSVGSVPSFAKIVTPVHVQQIPIASVGHINFCSVQRLLQETVSKNSRPGRSIAGYKQVLGAVSIPKRLTVSRINSHDTAHLGRIVTRGPNALPQSIDSRWRFGMVTTSYLTAKLINRTPLTRLALHSEETLLLQSELLIERLQVNVLQLAKNPNWIFEPNTGSSLIHIPHGVTRLRCHGSIHSHIRDPAHLLNQLLLTPSLDQTRTVTGGLVFAGQSVHFGNCTTPAGGIIQRIERTARQCLRRNTSPDLRLPVVFEQDQVLLQTGPDMMSIHGNIHVAEPGYLKARTIAGVNVAERLGPTADLYRLSLSQGVSTLPIVGEKRFSQDLIATVYNLTLVPGHTGDSFWSRLAHCNHPTLYPCTNALHFGQSVVVSELLTAGQLNNVPFKGFFHAFVKRQSAPIHQSKLHHIQDFIGTLTVSELRLTGTATILNYINSIPLGELIFHSTTNATHQIVPGPKTFRTLHIDGPLSLQLLNGRQLSQVKRDSLSSDDVHQLEAIIFNKPVLISELYTRVLYHIRTASYRLVAENPTVQLPAELQLRSDHLHPLKIMQRTNNIGRARTSTVKLRSRESANFIELVTMDAVDTIRLHCSPDQRSLVVELRRLPSNRTSEQRLHDLPPATGCLQTVDAYSVNRTTLLILLRHKNSEHSQNRNVTISTLYQYDLVRGSLTPVKIPTPGPTCRHTCLLQPKLEEIMLATAGCFDSPVSSGIKLYQLETDGTSLRLRHFQTIDLVSAVGAMSSTVDGTTLLVKDDTTHRHRFTYSSVQGWAQDDGQLP; encoded by the exons CCGTGGAGCGGGCGCTTCACAGTTCCGAAGCAGCTGCAGTGTAACGATACACGCCAAAATTACAGCCGGCATcgtgtcaaaaaaaaaaagatgtcgCACCCGTGGTGCCGTcatgtggttttgtgtttagtTGTGCAGTTacttttgatgtgtttttgcgTACAAAGGATAAACAGTATAACCGTTCCAC TCGAGTCCGGTTCTGCAGAGGTCACTACCACCATTCCCACTATCACCATCTCACAACCAAGAGCAGCGGAACAGACAAATGCTGCCAGCATCTTCCGATTGCCTTGCTCGTCGGTGAAACCCTTCTTATTCGAACGATCTTCGAATAGTTTAAAGCTCTATTTGCTCGATGCGATCGGATTACATCGCTTTGAGAATGGAGAATCAGGTGGCATTGTTCAATCACACATTAGCACTCTGCCTAAGAAGTACGAAGAGGCAATAACGCTACAG ATTCTTGATATTAAACTTGGAGAAGCAGATTATGTGCTCTTCGTTGTTACCACTGACCAATGGCACAATGTCTTCTTAGCCCACCAGAACGTTGGTATTGGACCAACCAGTGCTCAACCTATACAGCGTATCAAATACTCTGGCAATTTTTCCAAAGCACAACTACTTGAATGCAACGGTAACATTTACATGGTAACGATCGTCACATACGCTACTACTGGGAAAATTCG TGTCTACCGTTGGCAGCAGTCATATTTTTCTCTTGAGAGTACCAAGGAGGTGTTATCTATTGATGATGTACGGTGCCATTGTCCCAGTACACTGTTGCTTCTGGCGCTCGATTATGGCCAATTACCAGAGCGCTCACTAAACCACGTTCTGTTGCTGGATAATGCAGAACGCCCAGTGAAGGTGCAGGAAATGTTCTTCCTGTACAGTTCGTTACCATCTTTTACTCTCGACGATGAACTATACCTTATCCGGCATGTTAGCAGAG ATAAATCATATCTTTATCAGTGGAGTGCCGAAGGGAGATTCGTACGCTTGCGTAAACTATCGGAGCATCCACAACAAATCACAACCTATACACATTGGGATAGTACGCTGGCCGTTGCGTTCGACAATAACATTCGACTGtataacagcaacaaacaaaatctgtTGCGTGTCGAATCTTCCTTTTCGCTGCATGGAGCCAACTCATCGGAACCTTTGACACAACTTACGCCAGGATCATCCGAAGAGAAGTTAAAGATGCTTTACGGGTTACGAACAGAGGACAGTGAGGAAGTTATACTAGCAACGGAGTTTTACTGCCCTGCACAAAACGAACACACCCCAAACTCAACTGCACTATATCTTTACAAACTTTCCATAAAGAGCGTCGCACGATCAGCAGAAG caacagcacagGAGCAGGGCTTTCAGACTCTCAACAGTTGTCTACATCGGCTCAAGCAGGAACTAAACGAACGTAAAAAATGGATCGACCTTATCCGACTGCAGTTGTCACGCAAGAATTTGCTATTCGACGCGATCACACAAAGTGATCCGGCCAAGTCGACTCTTATACACCCATCAGCGACACTGACCAACGTGCTCTTGTCGCACAATAATCCAAATCTATTGCCACCTTCGCGTACCATACTAAATGGTCAGTCGCTTCTTCTACGCCACTATCGCGTAGCTACGGACCTCAACCAGGTGCTACTGCTAAATCGCGAACGAACAGAAATTCGCGGCGATCTGCACGTATCCGGCAATGTACGCACACGCTGTTCCAAAATTCGTGCCGTCAACGCTCAGGACAGTTATGGTGCGGATCCTAAAAAGAGACGAATGCGCTCCACTGTACATGTGGCGGGAAAAACTTTCTATCGCGTCGTGAAGGCGAAGGAAATTGTGTCTGATTCAACGCTAAGCAAAC GTTGTTTGCTGCGTTCCAAGATGAATGTTTTGCATGGTACGATGCAGTTGGACGAGCTGAATACGCAAGCCGTACGAGTGGAGCAGGGTAGCATCAACCACATCGCTGTACCAACGCGGAAGGTACTGACGGATGCAGCTAATCATGGTTACCGCGGACATAAGGTATTCCGCAGCGTTAAATCCTTCCGGTTAAATACGCACCATCTCAACGGACACCCACTATCGACGGAAATTATTGAGTCTGGGCTGAAGTACGCAAACGAGGGCATAACCATTAAGACAGATGTGTGTCGTACGCGTAACCTCGTTGTTCGGAATAGTGTGAACGAATTTCCACTGACACAACTAGTCTTCTTGCATCAAAATACCTTACATATCAAAG GTAATTTGTTGTTGGGAGATCAAGTATGTGTGAAGAATCTCCAGTATCGTGGCACGTTGAACAATATCCCGAAGGAAGATCTGCTGGACAGATTatccaaccaaaccattaccGGTCCCGTATTCGTGAGTAAGGGTTTCACACATAATCTTCAGGTGCGTCAGGTGAACGGAGAGCTGATGGCGAACtacgccaccaccacccaacCTAACCGAAATGAAGCACTGCAAATACAAG CATCTGTGCGAGCGGAAAAAATGATAGTTCTTGGTGATCTCACTGCGAACCACGAGGAACAACAGTTGACCCCACATATCGGCACTAGTCCGGGTGACTTCAGGCAGCTATACACTGGCAAACTCGTGCTGAACGGTACGCTACGATTAAAGGTAGCCAATATAAATGCACCGAACGTTACGATCATGGGACAATCTGTAACAAGTAAACCGTACCAGCAGTACCTGCTGCGCAATGAACGACAG GTTATCAGTCGTCCGATTGCGTATCATACTGCACAGTTTCAGTACCTGTTTGCAAATACACTAAACGAAATCGCACTATGGCAGTTCAGCTTAACACACCGCAATTGGCAGAATAGTTTCTATCTGCAGGATGTGGCTGTGCAGGGCAATGTGCGACCTGGTCGGATCGCCAAACGGTTGCATTCGGTGCAGCAGAACCGTATCGACGTTAATGCGCA TATTCGCGTGTGTGACGTAAAACATTTTACCGAAACTTTGCGTGTAACACACCTGCATACCCACTCAATTGACGGTACCATTGTCCCCGAAGCTCTCTGGCGCAAAGGCGTCCCGTATGGGACGACTAATGCCGCACCGAAAGTATTTTTAGGTCATACAGAGCTGCGACAGAGCGTTCTACAGATCCGAGGTCCATTTCAAACGGCTGGATTCAACGGCCGAACGTCGTACGACCTAGCGGAGTTGGCCAAACCACCACTGCGACGTTATCATACGTTGCAATTGAATGCTGTTAATGCTACCGTGACCAACGTTCGACAGACGATGGATCTGTCGCTCGATGATGTACTGCAACGCTTCGTTACTGCTGTGCCCTATCACCACGGATCGAGCGTAGGTAGCGTACCATCATTTGCCAAGATCGTTACGCCAGTGCATGTGCAGCAGATTCCAATAGCCTCGGTGGGACATATCAACTTTTGTTCCGTCCAGCGGCTTCTGCAGGAAACAGTCTCCAAAAATAGTCGACCGGGCCGTTCGATTGCAGGCTATAAGCAGGTGCTTGGAGCGGTTAGCATTCCCAAGCGACTCACGGTCAGCCGAATCAATAGTCACGACACAGCGCACCTGGGACGGATCGTAACTCGTGGTCCAAATGCACTTCCGCAGAGTATTGACAGCCGTTGGCGCTTCGGAATGGTCACAACTAGCTATCTCACCGCGAAGTTAATTAATCGCACTCCTCTCACCCGGCTAGCCTTGCACTCCGAAGAAACGCTACTACTGCAGAGTGAGCTACTCATCGAACGACTACAAGTGAACGTGCTGCAGCTTGCAAAAAACCCAAACTGGATCTTTGAACCGAACACGGGCTCTTCACTGATACATATTCCTCACGGTGTCACACGGTTACGCTGCCACGGCAGCATTCATAGCCACATCCGCGATCCGGCCCATCTGCTCAATCAATTGCTACTGACACCTTCGCTTGATCAAACCAGAACCGTAACTGGTGGTCTCGTTTTCGCTGGACAAAGTGTTCATTTCGGCAATTGTACCACGCCTGCTGGAGGTATTATTCAGcggatcgaacgaactgcccGACAGTGTTTGCGAAGGAACACGTCCCCCGATTTACGTTTGCCCGTTGTGTTCGAGCAGGATCAGGTACTGCTGCAGACAGGCCCGGATATGATGTCGATACATGGGAACATCCACGTTGCTGAGCCTGGCTATCTTAAAGCACGCACCATCGCTGGTGTGAATGTGGCAGAACGTCTCGGTCCGACTGCTGACCTTTATCGATTGTCACTGTCCCAAGGGGTCTCAACGTTACCTATTGTCGGTGAAAAGCGATTTTCCCAGGACCTCATAGCCACCGTATACAATCTCACGCTTGTGCCGGGCCACACTGGAGATAGTTTCTGGTCCCGGTTGGCACATTGTAACCATCCAACACTATACCCCTGCACAAATGCGTTACATTTCGGGCAATCTGTGGTGGTGAGTGAACTATTAACAGCTGGACAGCTTAACAACGTACCGTTTAAGGGATTTTTCCACGCATTTGTAAAGCGCCAATCTGCTCCAATTCACCAATCAAAGCTCCACCACATCCAAGACTTTATTGGTACGCTGACCGTGTCGGAGTTGCGACTTACTGGTACTGCCACGATCCTAAACTACATCAACAGCATCCCACTCGGGGAGTTAATTTTCCACTCCACAACCAACGCCACCCATCAAATAGTGCCAGGTCCAAAAACATTCCGAACCCTGCATATAGATGGACCGCTTTCGCTGCAGCTGCTTAATGGACGCCAATTGTCGCAGGTGAAGCGTGACTCACTATCTTCGGACGATGTCCATCAACTAGAGGCGATCATTTTCAACAAGCCCGTGCTAATTTCCGAACTGTATACACGCGTTCTCTACCACATTCGGACCGCTTCCTATCGTCTTGTGGCGGAAAACCCGACTGTTCAGCTGCCCGCGGAGTTGCAACTACGATCAGATCACCTTCATCCTCTGAAGATAATGCAACGCACCAACAATATCGGACGCGCACGCACCAGCACGGTAAAGCTTCGATCGCGAGAGTCGGCCAACTTTATCGAGCTTGTAACCATGGATGCAGTCGATACCATTCGACTACACTGTTCGCCTGATCAACGATCCCTTGTAGTGGAGTTGCGACGGCTTCCATCGAACCGCACCAGTGAACAACGGCTGCACGATTTGCCACCAGCGACCGGATGTCTGCAGACGGTTGATGCATACAGCGTAAATCGAACGACACTGCTGATTCTACTTCGGCACAAAAACTCGGAACATTCGCAAAACCGGAATGTGACCATCAGCACACTCTATCAATATGATCTTGTACGAGGCAGTCTAACACCAGTCAAGATACCAACTCCAGGACCAACCTGTCGGCATACATGCCTTCTGCAGCCAAAACTCGAAGAAATAATGCTTGCAACTGCCGGGTGCTTCGATTCTCCCGTTTCCAGTGGAATAAAACTCTATCAACTCGAAACCGATGGCACGTCCTTACGGTTACGCCACTTTCAAACAATCGATCTAGTCTCCGCTGTAGGCGCAATGAGTTCTACTGTCGACGGGACTACTTTGCTAGTAAAAGATGACACCACGCATCGGCATCGCTTCACTTACAGCTCGGTTCAG GGCTGGGCACAAGATGATGGACAACTACCTTAA
- the LOC128719606 gene encoding protein ovarian tumor locus-like has product MYSRVFGFGCRDSPDIYNKFLEQLGYYRKHAATDSTSLFRVVSELQYDIQLYHYKVRLECVKFMRRNRGIFSKDIKYAYESYVNNLLRPRTYGGLVELKALALRYRANIFLFEPLKEGKWFVYNPKYKVTWRLFNGRDNHFDAVFPIETMKVTAECQAIVYQLLYTRVLGLPDVEYAVERMLHDPENKFFRYATQTDGTTTAITPDGLQMQLSKPDDTNCVLMYPHLCHFHNQDYFFIIEDYFKQYGLDEGCRAYIGEYFQDRRNKPNPLLTDSKNSCVRQLLALGITPFPYKVAKALDPCIYRNVEYDVWQEMRMERNNAILENIYMPPPSEQYAASTTMMNTENIDGAVAALQPVQHMDFFGRIDSPFEIFTPYQSIYMSPSSEQYAANNVSLLTDNVVHPISVHGCVYAPYSSTTPPLQLFHTATQSPLKHFQQTPTLTTNESLAVTDLITLLPNQLNPPIPNTRVMVVDSTLQAQQQQPTDQHQVPQQQQQEKHYNQQPQHSYHRQRQRHRQRHRIRHRQDQQQHQQQQLQDPRKMPVTIPFGSGCYVQYFPIAADTNNISTLPLGYDNNS; this is encoded by the exons ATGTACTCGCGAGTTTTCGGTTTCGGCTGCCGTGATTCGCCGGACATTTACAATAAATTCCTGGAACAGCTAGGATACTATCGTAAACATGCCGCTACCGATTCTACCTCATTGTTTCGTGTTGTATCGGAGCTACAATACGACATACAGCTCTATCACTATAAGGTTCGCCTGGAGTGTGTGAAATTTATGCGCAGAAATCGGGGAATATTCTCGAAG GACATCAAGTACGCTTACGAATCGTACGTGAACAACCTATTGCGGCCGCGGACGTATGGCGGTTTGGTGGAATTGAAAGCGCTGGCACTACGGTACAG AGCGAATATATTTCTGTTCGAACCCCTGAAAGAAGGCAAATGGTTTGTGTACAACCCGAAGTATAAAGTGACCTGGAGGCTTTTCAACGGTCGTGATAATCATTTCGATGCGGTGTTCCCGATAGAAACGATGAAAGTAACCGCTGAATGTCAGG CGATAGTTTATCAGTTGTTGTACACAAGAGTACTAGGTCTGCCGGACGTCGAATACGCCGTCGAACGTATGTTGCACGATCCCGAGAACAAGTTCTTTAGATACGCAACGCAAACCGATGGTACCACTACCGCCATTACACCGGATGGACTGCAAATGCAACTATCCAAACCGGACGATACGAATTGTGTGCTGATGTACCCGCATCTATGCCATTTTCACAATCAAGATTACTTTTTTATCATAGAGGATTATTTCAAACAGTACGGATTAGATGAAGGATGTCGGGCGTACATTGGCGAATACTTTCAGGACAGACGAAATAAACCCAATCCGCTTCTTACGGATTCGAAAAATTCCTGCGTGCGACAACTTCTCGCACTCGGGATCACACCGTTCCCGTACAAGGTGGCGAAAGCGCTCGATCCTTGCATCTATCGGAATGTGGAATACGATGTGTGGCAGGAAATGCGAATGGAAAGGAATAACGCAATACTTGAG AACATATACATGCCACCGCCTTCGGAACAATATGCTGCTAGTACAACAATGATGAACACTGAGAACATTGATGGAGCAGTGGCTGCGTTACAACCTGTCCAGCATATGGACTTTTTCGGTAGAATTGATTCTCCATTCGAAATTTTTACGCCTTATCAGAGCATCTATATGTCACCATCTTCCGAACAATACGCTGCTAATAATGTCAGTTTATTGACCGATAATGTAGTCCATCCAATCAGTGTGCATGGCTGCGTTTATGCTCCTTACAGTTCCACCACGCCACCGCTG cAATTATTTCACACGGCAACGCAGTCACCGCtgaaacattttcaacagACACCAACATTAACAACCAATGAGTCGTTGGCTGTAACGGATCTCATAACACTGCTGCCAAACCAATTGAAcccacctataccgaacactcGTGTGATGGTGGTCGATTCAACACTGCaagcgcaacaacagcaaccgacGGATCAACATCAAGtaccgcaacagcaacaacaagaaaagcattataatcaacaaccacaacatTCTTATCATCGTCAGCGTCAACGCCACCGACAACGACACCGCATTCGCCATCGACAGgatcagcaacagcaccaacagcagcagctgcaggatCCACGGAAGATGCCTGTAACTATACCATTTGGTTCGGGGTGCTATGTGCAGTACTTTCCCATTGCAGCAGACACAAATA ATATATCAACACTGCCATTGGGGTACGACAATAATTCATAA
- the LOC128707766 gene encoding UNC93-like protein has translation MHGGGVDTDKHNGADTASLREKVQLRKGEKWRILKNIITVSVAFMVQFTAFQGTANLQSSINAKEGLGTVSLSAIYAALVVSCIFLPTLVIRKLTVKWTLCVSMLCYAPYIASQFYPKFYTLIPAGILLGLGAAPMWASKATYLTQLGQVYAKLTDQPVEAIIVRFFGFFFLAWQTAELWGNLISSLVLSSGAHGAAAAVGGNGTSGSHHSDPNLDSCGANFCVVETSDNANLQRPPDSEIFEISAIYLSCIIAAVIIVAVFLDPLSRYGERRRGSISATEISGMQLLSATFKQLKKVNQQLLILITVFIGMEQAFIGADFTQAYVSCALGIHQIGYVMICFGVVNAICSIIFGSAMKYIGRVVIIILGAIVHGGCIIYLLYWRPHPDHQIVFFILSGLWGIGDAVWQTQINGLYGALFRRNKEAAFSNYRLWESVGFVVAYAYSTNLCARMKLYLLFGVLVAGMIGYTIVEIRQLKKEKRLKQLEEIPKQQQTDADRKAIEEDDEKDELEEDIVVTHL, from the exons ATGCACGGTGGAGGAGTGGACACCGACAAG CATAACGGAGCCGATACGGCTTCATTGCGCGAGAAGGTACAGCTGCGGAAGGGTGAAAAATGGCGTATCcttaaaaacatcatcacGGTGTCGGTCGCGTTTATGGTGCAGTTTACGGCATTCCAG GGAACAGCGAATCTGCAATCGTCGATCAATGCGAAGGAAGGATTGGGTACGGTGTCACTTAGCGCCATCTATGCAGCATTGGTTGTCTCCTGCATATTCCTGCCGACGCTCGTCATTCGCAAGCTGACGGTGAAATGGACGCTGTGTGTCAGCATGCTGTGCTACGCACCGTACATTGCCTCGCAGTTCTATCCCAAGTTCTACACTTTAATACCGGCAGGTATACTGCTAGGTCTGGGTGCCGCACCGATGTGGGCTAGTAAGGCTACGTACCTGACGCAGCTCGGACAGGTGTACGCCAAACTGACGGATCAACCGGTCGAAGCCATCATCGTACGGTTCTTCGGGTTCTTCTTCCTTGCCTGGCAAACGGCTGAGCTGTGGGGCAATCTGATTTCCAGCCTTG TATTGTCTAGCGGAGCGCACGGTGCTGCAGCGGCAGTTGGTGGCAATGGAACAAGCGGCTCCCACCACAGTGACCCGAACCTTGACAGTTGCGGTGCCAACTTCTGTGTCGTCGAAACGTCCGACAATGCCAACCTGCAACGGCCGCCAGATTcggaaatttttgaaatctccGCCATCTACCTATCATGCATCATTGCAGCTGTCATTATTGTTGCTGTATTCTTGGATCCACTTTCGAG ATACGGTGAACGAAGACGTGGTTCCATTTCGGCAACGGAAATATCTGGCATGCAACTGCTGTCGGCAACGTTCAAGCAGCTGAAGAAGGTGAATCAGCAGCTTCTCATTCTTATTACCGTGTTCATCGGTATGGAACAGGCGTTTATCGGTGCCGACTTCACGCAGGCGTATGTGTCTTGCGCCCTGGGCATCCATCAGATCGGCTATGTGATGATTTGTTTCGGTGTGGTCAACGCAATTTGCTCCATCATCTTTGGATCTGCGATGAAGTACATTGGACGTGTGGTTATCATTATTCTAG GAGCAATTGTTCACGGAGGATGCATTATTTACCTTTTGTATTGGCGACCACATCCCGATCATCAAATAGTATTCTTCATACTATCCGGATTATGGGGTATCGGAGATGCCGTGTGGCAGACACAAATAAATG GTCTTTATGGTGCCTTGTTCCGTCGCAATAAGGAAGCTGCATTTTCGAACTATCGTCTGTGGGAGTCCGTCGGATTCGTCGTTGCCTACGCATACTCCACGAATCTTTGCGCACGCATGAAGCTTTACTTACTTTTCGGTGTTTTGGTGGCCGGCATGATCGGATACACGATTGTTGAGATACGTCAGCTGAAAAAG gAAAAGCGTTTGAAGCAGCTGGAAGAAATCcccaaacaacagcaaacggaCGCCGACCGAAAGGCCATCGAGGAGGATGACGAGAAGGACGAGCTGGAAGAAGATATTGTCGTGACACATCTCTGA
- the LOC128712307 gene encoding allatostatins MIP, with product MKIHRCLVCAVIALMSVLHCSGQSSEERVLSNDPNYPELEHSKVPVANVNGLLDTLDHDNRQIVVGNGGIVNGQLAPEDYEMAENLAARLGYPHMNGEIKRSWSKMNAAWGKRAGGGNRNSGWSKFGAAWGKREPGWNNLKGLWGKRADKWDKLASAWGKRQEISRSY from the exons ATGAAGATACATCGGTGTCTCGTTTGCGCGGTCATCGCGTTGATGTCCGTGCTGCACTGCAGCGGCCAAAGCTCGGAGGAGCGCGTATTATCAAACGACCCCAATTACCCGGAGCTCGAACACAGCAAGGTGCCGGTGGCGAACGTAAATGGACTGCTGGACACCCTGGACCACGACAATCGGCAGATCGTGGTCGGTAATGGTGGTATCGTCAACGGTCAGCTCGCACCGGAAGACTACGAAATGGCCGAAAATCTAGCAGCACGCCTTGGTTATCCGCATATGAACGGTGAGATAAAGCGAAGCTGGAGCAAGATGAATGCTGCCTGGGGAAAGCGTGCCGGTGGTGGTAACCGAAATTCGGGCTGGAGCAAGTTTGGCG CGGCTTGGGGAAAACGAGAACCGGGATGGAATAATCTGAAAGGACTTTGGGGCAAGCGTGCTGACAAGTGGGACAAACTTGCATCGGCTTGGGGTAAACGGCAGGAAATTAGTCGAAGTTATTAA